The nucleotide sequence GACGGCAGGGCGCCACCGCCTCCACCGAGCCGCTTCCCGCGTACAGTAACCGTCACGATCGATGGAGAACGATGCGATGCGGAGAGCAGATTTTCGGTGGGGTGCGGTGGCGTTGTCGTGTTGGATCGTCGCCTGCGGTGGTACCGACCCCCTGTCGCTGGACAACACGGCCGGCCCGCCGCTGACGGTGGCCAAGGCCGACCTCGACGCCGCCCTGCAGTGCAGCGATGATCTCGCCGCTGCGACGAACGCGGCGGTGCTGATGGTGCCGGGCACCACGCTGGAGCCGCAGGTCAATTTCGACTGGAACTGGCTGCCGGCGCTGACGCAGCTGGGACGGCCCTACTGCACCATCGAACTGCCGATGAACGCCATGGGCGACATCCAGATCGCCGCCGAGTATGTGGTGCATGCCGTGCGCGAAATGGCCGATGTCAGCGGACGCCAGGTGCAGATCATCGGTCATAGCCAGGGCGGCATGGTGCCGCGCTGGGCGCTGCGCTTCTGGCCGGATGTGCGCGACAAGGTCGACGATCTGGTAGGGCTGTCGCCGTCCAACCATGGCACCGTGCTGTCCGGCGGTATCTGTGTGCCGGGCTGCGCGCCGGCGATTCGCCAGCAGGGCATGGGTTCGGCCTTCATGGCCGCCCTAAACCGCGATTTCGAAACCGTACCCGGCGTTGACTACACGGTGATCTACACCAACCTCGATGAGGTGGTGGTCCCCAATGTCACCCTGCTGGGCGCCTCCTCGGTGCTCAGTGGCGATGCCGCCCAGCTCACCAACGTGGCCACCCAGCAGGTGTGCCCGCTGAACACCGCGGAGCATCTCACCATCGGCACCTCCGACCCGGTGGCGTACGCGCTGGCGATCGACGCGCTCACCCACGCGGGGCCGGCCGATCCGTCCCGCATCGATCCTGCGGTGTGCCTGCAACTGTTGATGCCGGGGGTGAACCCCGCCACCTTCGCCACCGACTTCGCCGCACTGGGCCTGGTGGTCGCCAACACCTTGTTGACCGCCGAGCGCAGCTTCGAGGAACCACCGCTGCGCTGCTACGTCGAGGGCGCCTGCCCCTGAGGTGGATTTCCCGTACCGCCGTCCGCCATTTTTGGATACGGTTCGGCTTCCGCCACAGTCGCACAGGGAGTGCCCATGTCCTCGCGTTCGCCCGCTCTCCGGATTGATCGTCGTCGCGCCCTCCAGGGCTTGCTGGCCACCGCCGCCACCGG is from Flagellatimonas centrodinii and encodes:
- a CDS encoding esterase/lipase family protein, whose amino-acid sequence is MRRADFRWGAVALSCWIVACGGTDPLSLDNTAGPPLTVAKADLDAALQCSDDLAAATNAAVLMVPGTTLEPQVNFDWNWLPALTQLGRPYCTIELPMNAMGDIQIAAEYVVHAVREMADVSGRQVQIIGHSQGGMVPRWALRFWPDVRDKVDDLVGLSPSNHGTVLSGGICVPGCAPAIRQQGMGSAFMAALNRDFETVPGVDYTVIYTNLDEVVVPNVTLLGASSVLSGDAAQLTNVATQQVCPLNTAEHLTIGTSDPVAYALAIDALTHAGPADPSRIDPAVCLQLLMPGVNPATFATDFAALGLVVANTLLTAERSFEEPPLRCYVEGACP